From one Solanum lycopersicum chromosome 12, SLM_r2.1 genomic stretch:
- the LOC101255970 gene encoding co-chaperone protein p23-1 isoform X2: MSRHPSIKWAQRSDKVFITVELPDAKNVKQKLEPEGKFSFSATAGADNVPYEVVLDLFDKIDVDESKSSITSRNICYLVKKAEDNWWSRLIKQEGKSPTFLKADWDKWVDEDEQDGEPGADMDMGDIDFSQLNMGGGLGDFDADEPEEEDESDSEEEIEHEHSESQAATPASPQVEIKA; this comes from the exons cCGACATCCTTCTATCAAGTGGGCCCAGAGGTCTGACAAGGTGTTTATCACAGTTGAGTTACCTGATGCCAAGAATGTAAAGCAGAAACTAGAACCAGAAGGAAAATTCTCTTTTTCTGCAACTGCTGGAGCTGATAATGTTCCATACGAAGTCGTTCTTGATCTCTTTGATAAAATTGATGTTGAT GAGAGCAAATCTAGTATTACATCTAGAAATATCTGCTATCTTGTAAAGAAGGCAGAAGACAACTGGTGGAGCAGACTGATTAAGCAAGAAGGTAAATCACCAACGTTTTTGAAAGCTGACTGGGACAAATGGGTCGATGAAGATGAACAGGATGGTGAAC CTGGAGCAGATATGGATATGGGTGACATTGACTTTTCA CAACTCAACATGGGTGGTGGTCTAGGGGATTTTGATGCTGATGAGCCTGAAG AAGAAGATGAAAGCGACAGTGAAGAAGAAATCGAGCATGAACATAGTGAATCTCAAGCAGCAACTCCAGCAAGCCCTCAAGTTGAGATAAAGGCTTAG
- the LOC101255970 gene encoding co-chaperone protein p23-1 isoform X1 has translation MSRHPSIKWAQRSDKVFITVELPDAKNVKQKLEPEGKFSFSATAGADNVPYEVVLDLFDKIDVDESKSSITSRNICYLVKKAEDNWWSRLIKQEGKSPTFLKADWDKWVDEDEQDGEPAGADMDMGDIDFSQLNMGGGLGDFDADEPEEEDESDSEEEIEHEHSESQAATPASPQVEIKA, from the exons cCGACATCCTTCTATCAAGTGGGCCCAGAGGTCTGACAAGGTGTTTATCACAGTTGAGTTACCTGATGCCAAGAATGTAAAGCAGAAACTAGAACCAGAAGGAAAATTCTCTTTTTCTGCAACTGCTGGAGCTGATAATGTTCCATACGAAGTCGTTCTTGATCTCTTTGATAAAATTGATGTTGAT GAGAGCAAATCTAGTATTACATCTAGAAATATCTGCTATCTTGTAAAGAAGGCAGAAGACAACTGGTGGAGCAGACTGATTAAGCAAGAAGGTAAATCACCAACGTTTTTGAAAGCTGACTGGGACAAATGGGTCGATGAAGATGAACAGGATGGTGAAC CAGCTGGAGCAGATATGGATATGGGTGACATTGACTTTTCA CAACTCAACATGGGTGGTGGTCTAGGGGATTTTGATGCTGATGAGCCTGAAG AAGAAGATGAAAGCGACAGTGAAGAAGAAATCGAGCATGAACATAGTGAATCTCAAGCAGCAACTCCAGCAAGCCCTCAAGTTGAGATAAAGGCTTAG